Proteins from a single region of Pongo pygmaeus isolate AG05252 chromosome 3, NHGRI_mPonPyg2-v2.0_pri, whole genome shotgun sequence:
- the CTBP1 gene encoding C-terminal-binding protein 1 isoform X4, with amino-acid sequence MSGVRPPIMNGPLHPRPLVALLDGRDCTVEMPILKDVATVAFCDAQSTQEIHEKVLNEAVGALMYHTITLTREDLEKFKALRIIVRIGSGFDNIDIKSAGDLGIAVCNVPAASVEETADSTLCHILNLYRRATWLHQALREGTRVQSVEQIREVASGAARIRGETLGIIGLGRVGQAVALRAKAFGFNVLFYDPYLSDGVERALGLQRVSTLQDLLFHSDCVTLHCGLNEHNHHLINDFTVKQMRQGAFLVNTARGGLVDEKALAQALKEGRIRGAALDVHESEPFSFSQGPLKDAPNLICTPHAAWYSEQASIEMREEAAREIRRAITGRIPDSLKNCVNKDHLTAATHWASMDPAVVHPELNGAAYRYPPGVVGVAPTGIPAAVEGIVPSAMSLSHGLPPVAHPPHAPSPGQTVKPEADRDHASDQL; translated from the exons ATGTCAG GCGTCCGACCTCCGATCATGAATGGGCCCCTGCACCCGCGGCCCCTGGTGGCGTTGCTGGATGGCCGGGACTGCACAGTGGAGATGCCCATCCTGAAGGACGTGGCCACTGTGGCCTTCTGCGACGCGCAGTCCACGCAGGAGATCCACGAGAAG GTCCTGAACGAGGCTGTGGGGGCCCTGATGTACCACACCATCACACTCACCAGGGAGGACCTGGAGAAGTTCAAAGCCCTCCGCATCATCGTCCGGATTGGCAGTGGTTTTGACAACATCGACATCAAGTCGGCCGGGGATTTAG GCATCGCCGTCTGCAACGTGCCTGCAGCGTCTGTGGAGGAGACGGCCGACTCGACGCTGTGCCACATCCTGAACCTGTACCGGCGGGCCACCTGGCTGCACCAGGCGCTGCGGGAGGGTACACGAGTCCAGAGCGTCGAGCAGATCCGCGAGGTGGCGTCCGGCGCCGCCAGGATCCGCGGGGAGACCTTGGGCATCATCGGACTCG GTCGCGTGGGGCAGGCAGTGGCGCTGCGGGCCAAGGCCTTCGGCTTCAATGTGCTCTTCTACGACCCTTACCTGTCGGACGGTGTGGAGCGGGCGCTGGGGCTGCAGCGTGTCAGCACCCTGCAGGACCTGCTCTTCCACAGCGACTGCGTGACCCTGCACTGCGGCCTCAACGAGCACAACCACCACCTCATCAACGACTTCACCGTCAAGCAG ATGAGACAAGGGGCCTTCCTGGTGAACACGGCCCGGGGCGGCCTGGTGGACGAGAAGGCGCTGGCCCAGGCCCTGAAGGAGGGCCGGATCCGCGGCGCGGCCCTGGACGTGCACGAGTCGGAACCCTTCAG CTTTAGCCAGGGCCCCCTGAAGGATGCACCCAACCTCATCTGCACCCCCCATGCTGCATGGTACAGCGAGCAGGCGTCCATCGAGATGCGAGAGGAGGCGGCACGGGAGATCCGCAGGGCCATCACAG GCCGGATCCCAgacagcctgaagaactgtgtCAACAAGGACCATCTGACGGCCGCCACCCACTGGGCCAGCATGGACCCCGCCGTCGTGCACCCTGAGCTCAACGGGGCTGCCTATAG GTACCCTCCGGGCGTGGTGGGCGTGGCCCCCACTGGCATCCCAGCTGCTGTGGAAGGTATCGTCCCCAGCGCCATGTCCCTGTCCCACGGCCTGCCCCCTGTGGCCCACCCACCCCACGCCCCTTCTCCTGGCCAAACCGTCAAGCCCGAGGCGGATAGAGACCACGCCAGTGACCAGTTGTAG
- the CTBP1 gene encoding C-terminal-binding protein 1 isoform X1, whose translation MGSSHLLNKGLPLGVRPPIMNGPLHPRPLVALLDGRDCTVEMPILKDVATVAFCDAQSTQEIHEKVLNEAVGALMYHTITLTREDLEKFKALRIIVRIGSGFDNIDIKSAGDLGIAVCNVPAASVEETADSTLCHILNLYRRATWLHQALREGTRVQSVEQIREVASGAARIRGETLGIIGLGRVGQAVALRAKAFGFNVLFYDPYLSDGVERALGLQRVSTLQDLLFHSDCVTLHCGLNEHNHHLINDFTVKQMRQGAFLVNTARGGLVDEKALAQALKEGRIRGAALDVHESEPFSFSQGPLKDAPNLICTPHAAWYSEQASIEMREEAAREIRRAITGRIPDSLKNCVNKDHLTAATHWASMDPAVVHPELNGAAYSRYPPGVVGVAPTGIPAAVEGIVPSAMSLSHGLPPVAHPPHAPSPGQTVKPEADRDHASDQL comes from the exons ATGGGCAGCTCGCACTTGCTCAACAAGGGCCTGCCGCTTG GCGTCCGACCTCCGATCATGAATGGGCCCCTGCACCCGCGGCCCCTGGTGGCGTTGCTGGATGGCCGGGACTGCACAGTGGAGATGCCCATCCTGAAGGACGTGGCCACTGTGGCCTTCTGCGACGCGCAGTCCACGCAGGAGATCCACGAGAAG GTCCTGAACGAGGCTGTGGGGGCCCTGATGTACCACACCATCACACTCACCAGGGAGGACCTGGAGAAGTTCAAAGCCCTCCGCATCATCGTCCGGATTGGCAGTGGTTTTGACAACATCGACATCAAGTCGGCCGGGGATTTAG GCATCGCCGTCTGCAACGTGCCTGCAGCGTCTGTGGAGGAGACGGCCGACTCGACGCTGTGCCACATCCTGAACCTGTACCGGCGGGCCACCTGGCTGCACCAGGCGCTGCGGGAGGGTACACGAGTCCAGAGCGTCGAGCAGATCCGCGAGGTGGCGTCCGGCGCCGCCAGGATCCGCGGGGAGACCTTGGGCATCATCGGACTCG GTCGCGTGGGGCAGGCAGTGGCGCTGCGGGCCAAGGCCTTCGGCTTCAATGTGCTCTTCTACGACCCTTACCTGTCGGACGGTGTGGAGCGGGCGCTGGGGCTGCAGCGTGTCAGCACCCTGCAGGACCTGCTCTTCCACAGCGACTGCGTGACCCTGCACTGCGGCCTCAACGAGCACAACCACCACCTCATCAACGACTTCACCGTCAAGCAG ATGAGACAAGGGGCCTTCCTGGTGAACACGGCCCGGGGCGGCCTGGTGGACGAGAAGGCGCTGGCCCAGGCCCTGAAGGAGGGCCGGATCCGCGGCGCGGCCCTGGACGTGCACGAGTCGGAACCCTTCAG CTTTAGCCAGGGCCCCCTGAAGGATGCACCCAACCTCATCTGCACCCCCCATGCTGCATGGTACAGCGAGCAGGCGTCCATCGAGATGCGAGAGGAGGCGGCACGGGAGATCCGCAGGGCCATCACAG GCCGGATCCCAgacagcctgaagaactgtgtCAACAAGGACCATCTGACGGCCGCCACCCACTGGGCCAGCATGGACCCCGCCGTCGTGCACCCTGAGCTCAACGGGGCTGCCTATAG CAGGTACCCTCCGGGCGTGGTGGGCGTGGCCCCCACTGGCATCCCAGCTGCTGTGGAAGGTATCGTCCCCAGCGCCATGTCCCTGTCCCACGGCCTGCCCCCTGTGGCCCACCCACCCCACGCCCCTTCTCCTGGCCAAACCGTCAAGCCCGAGGCGGATAGAGACCACGCCAGTGACCAGTTGTAG
- the CTBP1 gene encoding C-terminal-binding protein 1 isoform X3 produces MSGVRPPIMNGPLHPRPLVALLDGRDCTVEMPILKDVATVAFCDAQSTQEIHEKVLNEAVGALMYHTITLTREDLEKFKALRIIVRIGSGFDNIDIKSAGDLGIAVCNVPAASVEETADSTLCHILNLYRRATWLHQALREGTRVQSVEQIREVASGAARIRGETLGIIGLGRVGQAVALRAKAFGFNVLFYDPYLSDGVERALGLQRVSTLQDLLFHSDCVTLHCGLNEHNHHLINDFTVKQMRQGAFLVNTARGGLVDEKALAQALKEGRIRGAALDVHESEPFSFSQGPLKDAPNLICTPHAAWYSEQASIEMREEAAREIRRAITGRIPDSLKNCVNKDHLTAATHWASMDPAVVHPELNGAAYSRYPPGVVGVAPTGIPAAVEGIVPSAMSLSHGLPPVAHPPHAPSPGQTVKPEADRDHASDQL; encoded by the exons ATGTCAG GCGTCCGACCTCCGATCATGAATGGGCCCCTGCACCCGCGGCCCCTGGTGGCGTTGCTGGATGGCCGGGACTGCACAGTGGAGATGCCCATCCTGAAGGACGTGGCCACTGTGGCCTTCTGCGACGCGCAGTCCACGCAGGAGATCCACGAGAAG GTCCTGAACGAGGCTGTGGGGGCCCTGATGTACCACACCATCACACTCACCAGGGAGGACCTGGAGAAGTTCAAAGCCCTCCGCATCATCGTCCGGATTGGCAGTGGTTTTGACAACATCGACATCAAGTCGGCCGGGGATTTAG GCATCGCCGTCTGCAACGTGCCTGCAGCGTCTGTGGAGGAGACGGCCGACTCGACGCTGTGCCACATCCTGAACCTGTACCGGCGGGCCACCTGGCTGCACCAGGCGCTGCGGGAGGGTACACGAGTCCAGAGCGTCGAGCAGATCCGCGAGGTGGCGTCCGGCGCCGCCAGGATCCGCGGGGAGACCTTGGGCATCATCGGACTCG GTCGCGTGGGGCAGGCAGTGGCGCTGCGGGCCAAGGCCTTCGGCTTCAATGTGCTCTTCTACGACCCTTACCTGTCGGACGGTGTGGAGCGGGCGCTGGGGCTGCAGCGTGTCAGCACCCTGCAGGACCTGCTCTTCCACAGCGACTGCGTGACCCTGCACTGCGGCCTCAACGAGCACAACCACCACCTCATCAACGACTTCACCGTCAAGCAG ATGAGACAAGGGGCCTTCCTGGTGAACACGGCCCGGGGCGGCCTGGTGGACGAGAAGGCGCTGGCCCAGGCCCTGAAGGAGGGCCGGATCCGCGGCGCGGCCCTGGACGTGCACGAGTCGGAACCCTTCAG CTTTAGCCAGGGCCCCCTGAAGGATGCACCCAACCTCATCTGCACCCCCCATGCTGCATGGTACAGCGAGCAGGCGTCCATCGAGATGCGAGAGGAGGCGGCACGGGAGATCCGCAGGGCCATCACAG GCCGGATCCCAgacagcctgaagaactgtgtCAACAAGGACCATCTGACGGCCGCCACCCACTGGGCCAGCATGGACCCCGCCGTCGTGCACCCTGAGCTCAACGGGGCTGCCTATAG CAGGTACCCTCCGGGCGTGGTGGGCGTGGCCCCCACTGGCATCCCAGCTGCTGTGGAAGGTATCGTCCCCAGCGCCATGTCCCTGTCCCACGGCCTGCCCCCTGTGGCCCACCCACCCCACGCCCCTTCTCCTGGCCAAACCGTCAAGCCCGAGGCGGATAGAGACCACGCCAGTGACCAGTTGTAG
- the CTBP1 gene encoding C-terminal-binding protein 1 isoform X2: protein MGSSHLLNKGLPLGVRPPIMNGPLHPRPLVALLDGRDCTVEMPILKDVATVAFCDAQSTQEIHEKVLNEAVGALMYHTITLTREDLEKFKALRIIVRIGSGFDNIDIKSAGDLGIAVCNVPAASVEETADSTLCHILNLYRRATWLHQALREGTRVQSVEQIREVASGAARIRGETLGIIGLGRVGQAVALRAKAFGFNVLFYDPYLSDGVERALGLQRVSTLQDLLFHSDCVTLHCGLNEHNHHLINDFTVKQMRQGAFLVNTARGGLVDEKALAQALKEGRIRGAALDVHESEPFSFSQGPLKDAPNLICTPHAAWYSEQASIEMREEAAREIRRAITGRIPDSLKNCVNKDHLTAATHWASMDPAVVHPELNGAAYRYPPGVVGVAPTGIPAAVEGIVPSAMSLSHGLPPVAHPPHAPSPGQTVKPEADRDHASDQL from the exons ATGGGCAGCTCGCACTTGCTCAACAAGGGCCTGCCGCTTG GCGTCCGACCTCCGATCATGAATGGGCCCCTGCACCCGCGGCCCCTGGTGGCGTTGCTGGATGGCCGGGACTGCACAGTGGAGATGCCCATCCTGAAGGACGTGGCCACTGTGGCCTTCTGCGACGCGCAGTCCACGCAGGAGATCCACGAGAAG GTCCTGAACGAGGCTGTGGGGGCCCTGATGTACCACACCATCACACTCACCAGGGAGGACCTGGAGAAGTTCAAAGCCCTCCGCATCATCGTCCGGATTGGCAGTGGTTTTGACAACATCGACATCAAGTCGGCCGGGGATTTAG GCATCGCCGTCTGCAACGTGCCTGCAGCGTCTGTGGAGGAGACGGCCGACTCGACGCTGTGCCACATCCTGAACCTGTACCGGCGGGCCACCTGGCTGCACCAGGCGCTGCGGGAGGGTACACGAGTCCAGAGCGTCGAGCAGATCCGCGAGGTGGCGTCCGGCGCCGCCAGGATCCGCGGGGAGACCTTGGGCATCATCGGACTCG GTCGCGTGGGGCAGGCAGTGGCGCTGCGGGCCAAGGCCTTCGGCTTCAATGTGCTCTTCTACGACCCTTACCTGTCGGACGGTGTGGAGCGGGCGCTGGGGCTGCAGCGTGTCAGCACCCTGCAGGACCTGCTCTTCCACAGCGACTGCGTGACCCTGCACTGCGGCCTCAACGAGCACAACCACCACCTCATCAACGACTTCACCGTCAAGCAG ATGAGACAAGGGGCCTTCCTGGTGAACACGGCCCGGGGCGGCCTGGTGGACGAGAAGGCGCTGGCCCAGGCCCTGAAGGAGGGCCGGATCCGCGGCGCGGCCCTGGACGTGCACGAGTCGGAACCCTTCAG CTTTAGCCAGGGCCCCCTGAAGGATGCACCCAACCTCATCTGCACCCCCCATGCTGCATGGTACAGCGAGCAGGCGTCCATCGAGATGCGAGAGGAGGCGGCACGGGAGATCCGCAGGGCCATCACAG GCCGGATCCCAgacagcctgaagaactgtgtCAACAAGGACCATCTGACGGCCGCCACCCACTGGGCCAGCATGGACCCCGCCGTCGTGCACCCTGAGCTCAACGGGGCTGCCTATAG GTACCCTCCGGGCGTGGTGGGCGTGGCCCCCACTGGCATCCCAGCTGCTGTGGAAGGTATCGTCCCCAGCGCCATGTCCCTGTCCCACGGCCTGCCCCCTGTGGCCCACCCACCCCACGCCCCTTCTCCTGGCCAAACCGTCAAGCCCGAGGCGGATAGAGACCACGCCAGTGACCAGTTGTAG